TGGAGAAATATATTGGTACTTTCTGAAAGTGGAAAGATATAAATATCTTCCGATCCGACTGTATAAGCGCCCCCTTTCCTGCGGGGCTTGGGGTTGACCTTTCGGGCTAGGGTCTGGTCCATAGTTTAAGTTTCCATTTCGCCCTTTACTCTGGCAATCTGGAATTCTGGCTAATTTTGGCCCGAAATTTAGAAAAATCGGGAAGAAATTTCTAAGATTTTATGAATGTAAATTGATCTGAATGTTCTTCCTTATTGCAGAAACGGATCGAAACTTCTTTTTCTCCATTTACTTTCCATTGGATCTTTCCTTTCAACTGATCGACTAACATATTCACAAGTTGAAGTCCTAATCCCGGAGAATAATCAGTACGGAATCCTTTCGGAAAAGGAACTCCGTTGTCTGAAACTACTAGGGTTACCCAAGAATCTTCTTTAAAAAGTCGGATGGAAATTTTACCTTCCTGCTTTTTCGGAAATGCATATTTGAAAATATTAGTTACAAGCTCATTCAAGATAAGTCCGAGAGGGATTGCACTTTTTACATCTATCTCCAGATCCTTTAGATCAAGTTGTAAAGAAATCTCATTTGTTTTTTCCTGAAATGCGTTCAGTAAGTTTTCGGTGATCTTTTGAATATAACGATCTAATCTCACAGAATGAGAATTATTGGAAGTATATAACATCTCATATAAATTCCCAACGGAATGAATCCGATTTACTAAATTTTCCAAAGTATTTTCTAACTTAGAATCAGAAGATCTGGCCGCCTCTATCTCCACGATAGAACTGATCATACTCATACTGTTTTTGACCCTATGTTGGAGTTCCTTATATAGATAATCTCTTTCATGGAGATCTTTTGCCAGGGTTTCCAGAGCTTCTTTTGCTTCTGTGATATCGACGCAGGAACCAATAAAACCGGTGAAAACCCCCGATTCGTTAGTGATCGGTAGGCCATTGTCTTGGATCCATCTCCAGTCACCGTTTTTGTTTTTTAAACGATAGGTCATACTGAAAGCTTCTCTGTCGTCGAAATGGCTGGAATAGGTTTGGAAACATTCTTCCAAATCGTTCGGATGAACGCCTTCAGCCCAACCATCTCCAAACTCTTGCTCCATAGTTCTTCCGGTAAAATTCAGCCAGGTTTGGTTAAACCAATTGCATTTTTTATCCAGTCCGGAGACCCAGATCATTACTGGAGCCGCATTCGCAACCGTTTTAAACCTAGATTCACTTTCTTTAATATTCTCTATCAAACTATATTCTTTAGAGATATCTCTAAAGACCAAAACAGAACCGATCGTATACCCTTTTTCGGAGCGTATAGGAGCGGAATTTTCTGCTACCCTATGTTCTAAACCGGATTTAGAAATGAGTAATACCTGGTTTTCCAAACCCATATTCTTTTCCTTAGGAGTAAGTAGATCTAAGGAATTTCTCATTCTTCTTTTGGTTTTAGCGTTTATAATTTTGAAAACTCTTTCAATAGGTTCACCGATAGCTTCTGTTCTAGACCAGCCAGTCAAAGTTTCTGCAACATAATTCATTTCAGTAATATTACCTAATTCATCCGTGGAGATAACTCCGTCACCAATCGATCTTAATGTAGCTTTTAGAAGTTCTTGGTTTTCTTTTAAGGACTCTTCACTTCTTTTTAAACGAAGATGAGATTCATACAGCTTGAAAGCCATTTTGATAGAAGCAATTAGAACAGTTTCTCCTGAATCTTTCACCACATAACCGTATGAAGTGATCTTCTCCGTTTTTTC
The genomic region above belongs to Leptospira saintgironsiae and contains:
- a CDS encoding PAS domain S-box protein codes for the protein MIQTVEKIFREYFPIPEERKKTILLVEDEAIIALSETQRLKKNGFRVISAYTANEAVQIATNDYTIDLVLMDIDLGKEEDGTDAAVRILKTRDIPIVFLSSHIEPEIVEKTEKITSYGYVVKDSGETVLIASIKMAFKLYESHLRLKRSEESLKENQELLKATLRSIGDGVISTDELGNITEMNYVAETLTGWSRTEAIGEPIERVFKIINAKTKRRMRNSLDLLTPKEKNMGLENQVLLISKSGLEHRVAENSAPIRSEKGYTIGSVLVFRDISKEYSLIENIKESESRFKTVANAAPVMIWVSGLDKKCNWFNQTWLNFTGRTMEQEFGDGWAEGVHPNDLEECFQTYSSHFDDREAFSMTYRLKNKNGDWRWIQDNGLPITNESGVFTGFIGSCVDITEAKEALETLAKDLHERDYLYKELQHRVKNSMSMISSIVEIEAARSSDSKLENTLENLVNRIHSVGNLYEMLYTSNNSHSVRLDRYIQKITENLLNAFQEKTNEISLQLDLKDLEIDVKSAIPLGLILNELVTNIFKYAFPKKQEGKISIRLFKEDSWVTLVVSDNGVPFPKGFRTDYSPGLGLQLVNMLVDQLKGKIQWKVNGEKEVSIRFCNKEEHSDQFTFIKS